The Cloacibacterium caeni region AGTAAATTATAGGTGAATTAAGGAGAGACTATTTATGCTGCAATTTTGGTTTTGAGATTTTAAATACTTTAAGAAGATATGATTGAATTGAGAGAAATATTCCTCCATAAAAAAGTAATAAGTAGTATTTTTAAAACGTTCTCCTTATGCTCATCCAAATTCATTTTGTTATTATAATAATTCTTTATTGAAAATTGATTCTAATGATTGATATAAAACGATTATAGATGACTAAGAACCATTTTTTTACCATTTTTACGACAAAGAAAAAGTTTAATGAAACAGGTTTAATGAAACTTCTTGTTATCCTTTTATTAATCATTGTTCCCAATGATTTTCCCAACTATTTTTCAGTATTATGCCTTATATGATAAAATTTATTAATCAATATTTAACACAACAAAAAACATTATTATGCTTTATGCTTGTTATTTAAGTATAAAAGGAAACCATCTATTTTTATTTTACTTTTTAATTTGTTGGACTTATGAATTAAAAAAATCAAAAAATATTTTACAGAAATTTTATTTTAATTTTGTCTAACGTTTCAAGGTTAAATACTTGGAGTCTGTTTTTTACTGCCCAGTTTTATGTCCGTCAATTGTTTTGTGGTTTGTTGTTATAATATTAATTGTTTAATTGAATTCTAACGTTTTCTTTAAGTTTAACATTTTGATGTATAAAGTTGAAATTATTTAATAATTGGGTTACCTCATTATAGATGTTCCCTTCTTTTTTAGTATCTCTAATTGTTATAACCAAGCAAAATTCTTGACTTGGTGTTATTCTTTGTAATTCTGATTTACTTTCTATTGCTTGTCTAAATAATCCATCAATCTTTAAATACCAATTTTTTGGTATTTTTAAAAATTTTTCTTTATTAGTTGCAGTAAATTCATCAAGATTTACTGACCATTTTTTTACAGGTTGAAATTTATCGCCGTAAGCAACCAAAACCCTTTCCTTGTTATATGGGTTTTCCGTATCTTTCATTGCGATTTTACTGTACAAACTATGAGTAAGTAAATTTTTGTTTCCATCGGGGCCTATTGGGTTTATTACAGTTGCTTTTGATGTATCTCTATCTTTTTTTTCATCATAGGTTCCAAACATTACATCTATGTTTGATTGGCAATATTCAGACCCTTGATTAGAATCTAAAATTGGTGAGGTCACTAATGTGAGAGTTATTTCACCATAAAAATATCCCTCATCATCAATCATTGATTGTGGAAAAGGAAAGTCTAAAATCTCTATGAAATTTCCTTTTTCAATAGTATCTTGAAGAATCAATGTGATTTCATTTGGTTGATTAAACAAGATATCTTGAATAGTTGAAGGAACTCCGAAGCCTACATGTTTTAATTTCTCATCAATACTTATCTTCATTTCTTCTGGATAATTGCAAGAATGTAGTGTTAATGCTTTAAGTAGTAATGGATTAAATCCTTCGTTCAGCGCATTGTCAACTCCTGCAACAATTGAGGTAATTCTTGGTGTTGAAAAACTTGTTCCAACAACAGATTTTGTTTTTCCATCAGAAGAAAAAGTTTTAATTCCATTTAAAATTAGACGGTTTTTGTCATCAAATCCTGCATTACCACCAATATGGGCAATGTCGGGTTTAATAAGATGTGATGGACCAGGTCCAATTCTTGAAAATGGCGATGAATGATTTTTTTCAGACAAGTCTGATTCTATTTTATTCTTTGAAATTGATCCTACAACAAGACTTCTTATTGAATCAGCAGATTGTGAGATTCTTCTTCTAGGTGCATTTATTTTAAAATTATCACAGTTTCCCGCGGATTTGCAGATAAGAACATTATTTTCATCTTGTATTTCATCTAATGCCTTCCCAAAATCTGAAAACTCGATCAAATCTGCTTCTTTATTGGTTCCAAGAGATAAATTCCAAATTTTTATTTGATTATTTTCGCTTATTGCCTCTCTGATATTTTCTATAAGTTCATCTTCAGGTATTTTAAGCATTTTTTCATCTGGATAAACTATGGCTTCAAAAAGTTTTGCTCCACCAAAACCAGTATATTTTTCGTTTTCAAGTTCATCGCCATAAACTATTACTCCAGAAACGGCTGTGCCGTGCCTTTTATCAATATCATCTGTATGGAATTTAGAAAAATTTTCTTGCAATAGCCATGGTTTTAAATGAGGAATATTAGCAATACCGGTATCTAAAACTCCAATTACAGGATAATTTTTTCCCTCAATAGGAATTTTTACATTCACTATTTCGGCTTCTTGTAATTCATCTAATGTAACTTCATAAAATGGCATCTCGCTTATCGTTTGTATTCCGTCAAATTCCTTCAGTTCATTAAACTCGTCTAGTGTTATGTTTTGAACTTTAAATATATTTAAGTCTGCAGAATACACAGTACGACTAAAATCAATATGTTTTTCTTTACAAAATTTTTCAAAAGAACGAATCAATATTGTGTTAAGTTCTGAATCTCCAAAATTGAAAAGTTTAACTTTTAAAACATCGCTCTCAATGTCTTCTGTACTAACATCAATTTCAGGCTCAAATTCTTCCATTTCCTCTATTGCTCCAATACCTAGTTTTACACCTTTACCTACTAAATGTTTTTTGGCGGAAGAGATTTTCGTGCTTATTTTATGAAGATCTTCATCGTTTTCAATTTTAACCAAAACTTCATCATTATTATTTAATCCAAAAAGATTTATTTTTTGAGTGTTGAAAATATTTGCAATTTCTTTTCTATAAGTTTTTGCTAATGCATCATTATTTAAAGTAAGTTTAACAACGCTCGGAATATAATTCCCATTTTGTTGCTTATTTCTTAAACTTTTAGATACGTCCTTAAGAGTTTCTACGAAACTTTCTACTTTTTCAGGTATTAGCGCTTCATTGAACCATTTTGGTGGTTCTGAATTTCCGCCGCCTTCAGTATTTCTTTCATCATTAGCTCTCTTTTGAAAAAATTTTATTGGTAAATTCCTTTCCATGATTATTTTGTTTTTAAATTATTTCTTACTTGTCTTATAGAGATGTTTAGTATTTGAGTTATCTTTTCTTGTGAAACACCATTTTCATTTAGAAAAGTAATAATATCTTCAATTGTATATTCTTTGTTTTTTGATTCAAAAATTTCAAGTAATATATCTTCATAAGACAAATACTCTTTGTTTTTTATAATTTTTTGTGCTAAAACATTATTGAATAAGGTTTTGATATATGATGGAGTCTTTCCTTCTAAATTTTGAATTAATTTGTTCGTTTTCTTTTCATCATTTAAGAAATCGTTATTGGAATCTTTACTAAAAGTCTCAATTAATTTGTAAACTTCGTTTTGATTTGGTAAACCAACTTCTATTAATGTATTAAATCTTCTCCAAATTGCCTTATCTAATAATTCGGGGTGGTTTGTTGCGCCAATAAGGAGATTTGATTTTGAAAATGTATCAATATTTTGTAATAAACTATTAATAACTCTTTTTAATTCTCCTAATTCATATTGGTCATCTCTTGCTTTAGCAATAGCATCAAATTCGTCCAAGAAAAGAATACAAGGTTTTTCATCTGCATATTCAAAAATTTTTCGGATATTTTTTGATGTATTCCCTAATAATGATGAAACAATTGCATCAAATCTTGCAGTAATTAAAGGTAGTCCTGTTTTGTTAGAGATGTATTTCGCAATAGTAGTTTTTCCACTTCCGGGAACTCCATATAATAATAAAGAATTGGAAATTTCAAGTCCATTTTTTAACAATTCTCCTTGATGTTGATATAGGTTAATATAATCTTCAACTTTGTTGTAAATATTTGGTGATAAAATAATATCATCATTATTTTCAGAAGGCATTTGTATATCCACTATATTCATTCTACTTTCCTGATCTACTGGTGTTGATATTAATGAATCCATTGTAACCATTGAACTTGGTTTGTTTTCAAGAGTCTTAATAATCATTTTAGCCAACTTAGGCTGTCCTTCTTTTTCAAATTTTTCAGCAAGAATACGAGAGTAATTATTAATTTTCTTAAGGTCTTTATTCAAGCCTCCTTCAATTATTCTTAAAATTTCGGTGTACATTTTTATAGTTTTAACGTTACAAATGTATAAAAAATGTAATATAAAAATCAAAAAATGTTATTTATTTATAATAAAATGTAATATTTTTATTTTTAATTGATATATTTGTCTCAAAATTTGTTAGTTATGTCAGGAAGATTAATTTTAATTGAACAGAAACTTATAGGTATTGATAGTTCAACATTTCAAACACTATGTGATTTGTATTTAAATTTGAGAGAGGAAGGTATTTCCAGTTTTAATAGAATTGGAAGCCAATTTGGAAAACAAAAAACGATAAAAGGAACTCCAGATACTTTTTTTAGAACAGATTCAGGAAAATTGCGGTATGTAGAATTTACAACTAAATCTGATGATGTAGTAAAAAAACTTAAAGAGGACATTGATAAATGTCTAGATTCAAAATTAACTAAAATTTCAAAAAAAGACATTAGTAAAATTGTGTTGTTTTTTAATGCTAGACTAACAACAGATCAAGAGAAAGATATTTTTCAATATGCAAAAGACAAACAGGTATTTATTGAATTAATTGGATTGGACAAACTTGCGTTAGATATTTATTCAGAATACCCAATATTATCAAAAGACATTCTCGGAATTCCACTTGAAACAGGGCAAATATTACCAATATCAAATTTTATTGAAGAATATAACCATAAAGGTGGCAACTTATCCACTCCTTTGGATAATATTTTTTTAAATAGAAAGGTAGAATTGCAAAATGCGAAACAAATTCTACAGGAAAAAGATTTATTCATAATTTCCGGTTCTGCAGGTGTTGGAAAAACTAAATTGGCTATAGAAATAATTAAAGAGTTCATTTTAGAAAATAAAGACTACACTCCTTTTGTTATTTCAAAAAAAGATGTTGATATATGGGAGGATTTGAGAGTGCAATTACAACATGATAAAAATTACATACTTCTCATCGACGATGCGAATAGACAAATATCAAATCTTGATCAAATTCTTGGCATATTTAAAGAAAATAGAAAAGGTAAATTAAAGTTAATAATTTCTGTAAGAAACTATGCTTATGATGATTTATTTAGACATTGTATTGAATTTGATACAGGCTCAATTTTTCTAGAAAAATTTACTGATGATGAAATAAAAGAACTAATAAGTAGCGATTCTTTCAAGATAAAACATCCACATTATCACAATAAAATTATATCCTTATCGGATGGTAATGCACGATTGGCAATTATGGCTTCTAAGTTAGCGTTGGAAAAACAATTTGAATTTTTATCAGGTGGTATTTATAATTTATATGACGTATATTTTCAAACATTCATTAAAGATTTTGATCTCTTTAAAAACACAATTTTGCTAAAAAGCATAGGGATTATTTCTTTTTTCTTTACAATAGAAAGAGACAATAAAGAATTTGTTGAAAAATTATTAATGGACTTTGAATTAAATTACTCAGATTTTCAAGAAGCAATTGAAGAACTTCATAACAGAGAATTAGTTGAGGTGAAAGATTCTTTTGTAAGAATTTCAGAACAAGTAATGTCAACTTATTTCTTTTACAAAGTTTTTATAAAGGATAAGATTTTGTCATTTAATAAATTATTGTTTGAATATTTTGATAGATATGATAATAGGTTTAAAGAAACTGTAATTCATTCAAATAATACATTTGGGTATTTTGAGGTGTTGGATAAAATTAAACCAGACATTGATAGGTATTTTGATATTAACTTGAGTAATGAAGAAAGAATATCAAAATTTATTAAATTGTTTTGGTTCTACAAGAGGGAAGAAACATTATCCTACATTTACAATAAAATAAAAGCCGAAGAGGAAGATCCAAATCCTATATATGTTTCAACTTATGAAAATAATCATTTCAGTTTTGAGGAGGATAAAATATTGCCATTTCTAACCCCATTTTTTAGAAGCTACACCCAAGATAGTTTTGTTCCAGCACTAGAATTGGCTTTTGAACATGGTAGAAAAATTCCAATTGCATTTACTGAATTGATTCGCAGGCTAAAAGAAAATTTAAGTTTTGATGACGATGATGAGTATAGCAATAATTTTGAAAAGCAAAACAAATTCATTGACCTACTAATTAGCAAAACCAAAGAAGGTTTACCGCATTATACCGAGGCTTTTTTAGGTCTTGCTTCAAATTTTCTACCGCATTATAATAGAGTTTTTAAATCTGGAAGGAAAGGACATTCTTTTATTCATTATAATTATCCTATACCCCTAAACAACAAAGTTAAAAGTATCAGAAGAAAAATTTGGAAAAAATTTTTTAAACTCTATTTATATTATCCAGATAGAATACTTAATGTTATCACGGACTATAAACCTCATTATGGAGACTTAAATTTAAAAATCTTAAATTTTGATTTGGAGTTTATTTTACCATTCATTGAGAATAAACTAAATAGAAGTGACTTCAGAAATATTTACTTCGTTAACGAATTTGTTAATTGGTTAGATAAAGAACAATTGGAAGATAAAGGCTATAGAAATTTAAAAAATCTTTTTCAAAGTCAAGAATTTGATGATTTTAGAATATTTGATTGGAATTATTATCGTGGTAAAGCAGATTATGACTATGAAAATATTTCAGATTTTGAAAGTTTAAAATCAAAAGATATTAGCAAACATTTTGATTTTTCTAAAAGTAGAGATTTCTCAAAATTGACAAACGTCATTAATAATAGTCTACAAGTATTAAAGCAGGATTATCAAATTCAGGCACCTATAAATGTTACTTTAGAATCAAATTTTAAGAAAGATAAAGAAGTCGGGTTTAAATTATTTATTCATTTTTTAAATGATTTCTCAAAAAGATTCCATTTTATTCCATATCGTGCTATGTCATTAATTATAAATGATAAAGACTATTACAATAAATTATGGGATTACTTAAAAAATTGGAACAGTGAAAATGCCTTGCTATACAAGATTCCATTTTTTGATATACTTCCAAATCAATTTATAGATGAAAAAATTACTACAGAACTATTTGAATTAATAAAAAATATTGACTCCAATTCTTTTATTAGTTTTGATATGTTTTCAAAATTTGAAAAGATAAAGCCAAATATTAGTTTAGAAGTTTTAGAAATTATTCTGAAAAAAAAGAAAAATGGAATTCCAATTTTTATAGATCATGACTTTTACAAAGAGTTTACAAATAAGTTAAATGAGAAAATTGATTTGATAGAAGAATTGTATTTGTATGAGTTTATAAACAACAAAAATCATTTTGATTATAAAAGAGAAGGTCTTGTAGAAATTTTAAAAAATGATAAAGATTTTATATTCAAATATATTGAATTCTTTTATGATAAAAATGGACATATAAGCATAGGCTACGAAGATGAATTAGGTTTTATCTGGTCACTTTATAATGATTTTGAAATTGAAAATATTTTTAATTCTTTAATTGGGAATAGATTTTTCTTTGGCATGGGGGAAGAAGGAATAGATATGTTTTTTAAAAATATTCGAGAAGAAGAAAGAGAAAGGGCAATAAAATTTTTAGAATTTTATATAGTCAAATATTGCAAAGATTCTGATAAGGTAAACTCTGTAATAAGTTCGGTTAGACATTTTTTTTCTAATGAATTTGAAAAGTTTCTATTGCTCTATTTGGAACATAACTCTGATGAGGAAGATTTTTCTAAAATTTGGTGGCGTGGAAATGGTGGCACATATTCTGGTGATGTAAATATTGGGGAAATCCATAAAGGAGATTGGCAAAGAATTTACAAGATGCTTGAAAATGGTAAAAATCAACTTGAATTAATTCCAATAAAAAGCAGAGTTAGAAAAGAAATTGATTGGGCAATAAAAGACGCTGAAAGAGAAAGGTTAAGAAAGTTTTTAAACCCAAATTGGTAAAATTATTTTTTTTATAAAAGAATTTATTGAAAATTCTCGCAAGATAAAACAGATTTTATGATAAAATATATTTTATCAATATTTTCACACAACAAAAAAACATTTTATATCTTTGCTATAGTGCAAAGTAAAAGGGAAACTTCTATTTTTCAAAACTTTTTAATTTGTTGCACTTATGTTGTACTAATGAAATGAAAAAAGCCTAAAAACTATTTGTTTAAGGCTATACATGAAATTTACTTTAACTTTGTCAAAGTTTTAAAATCTTTGACAAAGTTTATCATATCTTTTTTCAATCATCATATATCAATCATCATTTATGAATTTACCAAACGATATCATGTATAATGCTTCTTTCAATAAAGATGCAAGTTTCGAAGGCGTTTTTTGGATGGGCGTAAAAACTACAGGAATTTTCTGTAGACCAACTTGCACTGCCCGAAAACCAAAACCCGAAAATGTAGAATTTTTCAGCAATACCAAAGATGCGATTCTAAAAGGATATCGTCCTTGTAAGGTTTGTAAACCATTAGAAAAACTGAACGAAACCCCGAAATATATTCAGGAAATCATCACGGAATTAGCAGAAAATCCTTCTTTGAAGTTCAAAGATTACGACTTGGTAAAACGCGGAATAGAACCTGCAACCATGAGACGTTGGTTTCTGAAAAATCACGGAATCACGTTTCAGGCATATCAAAGAATGTTCAGAATTAATTCTGCATTTAAGAAAATTCAACAAGGCGAAACCGTAACAGAAACAGCTTTGGAAAGTGGCTACGAAAGTTTAAGCGGTTTTACCGAAAGTTTTAAAAATATTTTCGGAGTGTCTCCTAAAAATTCTAAAAATCAGAAAGTAATTGATTTAAAACGCATCGAAACACCTCTTGGAACCATGTATGCTGCTGCAACGGATGAGGGAATTTGTATGCTAGAATTTACAGACAGAAAAATGCTGGAAACCGAATTAAAACACCTCTCTAAATCCTTAAATGCCAATATTATTCAAGGAGAGAATCCTCATTTTAATAGTTTAGAAGAACAACTTACCGAATATTTTGAAGGAAAAAGAAAAGAATTTTCCGTTCCGCTTCATTTTGTGGGTTCAGATTTTCAGAAATCAGTTTGGGAAGTGTTGATGAAAATTCCGTATGGTGAAACATGGAGCTATGCGAAACAATCTGAAATTTTGGGAGATGTGAAAAAAGTAAGAGCAGTGGCAAATGCCAATGGAATGAATAAAATTTCCATTTTGGTTCCTTGTCACAGAGTGATTGGCAGTGATGGAAATCTTACAGGTTATGGCGGTGGAATTTGGCGAAAACAAAAATTATTAGAATTAGAAGGCGCTATTTTATTCTAATTATTTATATTTTTTCAATCAAAACTTTGGTTTTAAATAGATAGTATCAATTCTTTTAATTTCTGTAACATTGGTTACAAAGCGGTTTTTCAGAAAAATTCAATTTTGTACTCAAATAAGATAAACAGAGTCTTTTTTAACCCAATAAATTGAAAATTTCCATGAAAAGCATTTGTCCGAATACCTTTCAAACGATGATAAACGATACCATTCAGTTGGTAGACGTTAGAGAACGCTATGAATTTGAATTGTATAAAATGAATCTTCCTATCGTAGAAAATATTCCTTTCAGCGAGATAGAAGAATTATGGTCAAATTTTGATGCAGATAAAAAAATCGTTTTGGTTTGTAATAACGGTGTGAGAAGTAAAAGTGTTGCCAAATATTTGGAAGACAGAGACTTTAACCAGATTTACTATTTAGAAGGTGGTTTGGTAAAATGGCAACAAAATGATTTACCACTTCTTGGAAATCCACCAGAAATCATTTCACATTCCCTTTCTAAAACTGGAGAGTGTTCTAACTAATTTTTTATGAAATTTCCAGTTTTAAATGTCTGCGATTTAGTGAATAATGAAAAAAAAATTCAAAACTACATTATTCATGATTTGAAGGAATTGCTTCATGAAGATATTTACCTTCCGAAAAAACCGCACCGTCATACTTTTTATCAAATTCTTTATATAGAGAAGGGTTCGGGTATTCATAAAATTGATTTTGAAGATTACGAAATCCAAGATAATTCTGTTTTTTTTCTTAGACCTGGTCAAGTTCACGATTTAGTTTTTAATCA contains the following coding sequences:
- a CDS encoding S8 family peptidase; amino-acid sequence: MERNLPIKFFQKRANDERNTEGGGNSEPPKWFNEALIPEKVESFVETLKDVSKSLRNKQQNGNYIPSVVKLTLNNDALAKTYRKEIANIFNTQKINLFGLNNNDEVLVKIENDEDLHKISTKISSAKKHLVGKGVKLGIGAIEEMEEFEPEIDVSTEDIESDVLKVKLFNFGDSELNTILIRSFEKFCKEKHIDFSRTVYSADLNIFKVQNITLDEFNELKEFDGIQTISEMPFYEVTLDELQEAEIVNVKIPIEGKNYPVIGVLDTGIANIPHLKPWLLQENFSKFHTDDIDKRHGTAVSGVIVYGDELENEKYTGFGGAKLFEAIVYPDEKMLKIPEDELIENIREAISENNQIKIWNLSLGTNKEADLIEFSDFGKALDEIQDENNVLICKSAGNCDNFKINAPRRRISQSADSIRSLVVGSISKNKIESDLSEKNHSSPFSRIGPGPSHLIKPDIAHIGGNAGFDDKNRLILNGIKTFSSDGKTKSVVGTSFSTPRITSIVAGVDNALNEGFNPLLLKALTLHSCNYPEEMKISIDEKLKHVGFGVPSTIQDILFNQPNEITLILQDTIEKGNFIEILDFPFPQSMIDDEGYFYGEITLTLVTSPILDSNQGSEYCQSNIDVMFGTYDEKKDRDTSKATVINPIGPDGNKNLLTHSLYSKIAMKDTENPYNKERVLVAYGDKFQPVKKWSVNLDEFTATNKEKFLKIPKNWYLKIDGLFRQAIESKSELQRITPSQEFCLVITIRDTKKEGNIYNEVTQLLNNFNFIHQNVKLKENVRIQLNN
- a CDS encoding AAA family ATPase; the protein is MYTEILRIIEGGLNKDLKKINNYSRILAEKFEKEGQPKLAKMIIKTLENKPSSMVTMDSLISTPVDQESRMNIVDIQMPSENNDDIILSPNIYNKVEDYINLYQHQGELLKNGLEISNSLLLYGVPGSGKTTIAKYISNKTGLPLITARFDAIVSSLLGNTSKNIRKIFEYADEKPCILFLDEFDAIAKARDDQYELGELKRVINSLLQNIDTFSKSNLLIGATNHPELLDKAIWRRFNTLIEVGLPNQNEVYKLIETFSKDSNNDFLNDEKKTNKLIQNLEGKTPSYIKTLFNNVLAQKIIKNKEYLSYEDILLEIFESKNKEYTIEDIITFLNENGVSQEKITQILNISIRQVRNNLKTK
- a CDS encoding bifunctional transcriptional activator/DNA repair enzyme AdaA; translation: MNLPNDIMYNASFNKDASFEGVFWMGVKTTGIFCRPTCTARKPKPENVEFFSNTKDAILKGYRPCKVCKPLEKLNETPKYIQEIITELAENPSLKFKDYDLVKRGIEPATMRRWFLKNHGITFQAYQRMFRINSAFKKIQQGETVTETALESGYESLSGFTESFKNIFGVSPKNSKNQKVIDLKRIETPLGTMYAAATDEGICMLEFTDRKMLETELKHLSKSLNANIIQGENPHFNSLEEQLTEYFEGKRKEFSVPLHFVGSDFQKSVWEVLMKIPYGETWSYAKQSEILGDVKKVRAVANANGMNKISILVPCHRVIGSDGNLTGYGGGIWRKQKLLELEGAILF
- a CDS encoding rhodanese-like domain-containing protein, with protein sequence MKSICPNTFQTMINDTIQLVDVRERYEFELYKMNLPIVENIPFSEIEELWSNFDADKKIVLVCNNGVRSKSVAKYLEDRDFNQIYYLEGGLVKWQQNDLPLLGNPPEIISHSLSKTGECSN